One genomic region from Fusarium keratoplasticum isolate Fu6.1 chromosome 14, whole genome shotgun sequence encodes:
- a CDS encoding GATA-type domain-containing protein: MATATLIAPFSSNYPHPSSGAGASTPNMISSVEPRKPADDHEPPSHQSLHLISEVIHGTKPGPYSPGPLSSIQPEFSLPSPFVPAPRSFPETEKHSSPQLLHPASSFPPRQDTLPAFSDSPRPPFTSRPSLPPVSDRLQSPSAKPEIPPQHHHPEQQKPPEAHHPLNRVYAQPPPPPLPPALVAYRPCQLLPCQMPLPAYSISPRHTVPPHVLAPYDPRVPPHTEEADYATRARHDATVDRHSESWSYPYSLSQVNRNKLVCKVFNADYLQIGSLSGTIFSFAEAYSRIAQEQHGAHPIPKRLPTEQEVSDMLSNIERIKRSLEQMKDLVQTSIQNERAREGAKLKDPNEEKHEVPMHRDAMKPQHGMPEVKKRRGRAVPPGRCHSCNRIDTPEWRRGPDGARTLCNACGLHYAKLERKLQLEARSIRPQPEEAHRP, encoded by the exons ATGGCCACGGCAACCCTCATCGCACCTTTCTCCTCAAACTATCCCCATCCCTCATCCGGTGCCGGTGCCAGCACCCCCAACATGATTTCTTCTGTGGAACCTCGGAAGCCGGCCGACGACCATGAGCCTCCGAGCCATCAATCGCTTCACTTAATCTCGGAGGTCATTCACGGGACCAAACCAGGCCCTTATTCTCCTGGGCCTCTCTCTAGCATTCAGCCGGAGTTCAGTCTTCCGTCGCCTTTCGTTCCCGCTCCTCGATCGTTCCCCGAGACTGAGAAGCACTCCTCTCCACAGTTGCTGCACCCGGCTTCATCCTTCCCTCCCCGACAAGATACTCTTCCCGCCTTCTCGGAttctcctcggccacctTTCACCAGCCGGCCGTCACTTCCTCCTGTCTCTGACCGCCTCCAGAGTCCCTCAGCCAAACCGGAGATTCCTccccagcatcaccaccccGAGCAGCAGAAGCCCCCGGAGGCTCACCATCCTCTCAACAGAGTGTATGCGCAACCTCCCCCGCCACCTCTGCCACCGGCTCTAGTTGCCTACCGACCCTGCCAACTACTTCCTTGCCAGATGCCTCTGCCCGCTTATTCGATCTCTCCCAGGCACACGGTTCCTCCTCATGTCCTAGCACCATATGATCCCAGGGTACCTCCTCATACCGAAGAGGCCGATTACGCTACCCGAGCTCGACATGATGCTACAGTCGATAGACACTCTGAGAGCTGGAGCTATCCATATTCGTTGAGCCAAGTGAATCGAAATAAGCTCGTATGCAAGGTCTTTAATGCTGACTATCTTCAGATTGGGTCCTTATCCGGCACAATTTTTAGCTTTGCCGAAGCGTACAGCCGAATTGCCCAAGAGCAGCACGGAGCTCACCCCATCCCCAAAAGACTACCGACAGAACAGGAAGTCAGCGACATGCTCAGCAACATTGAGCGCATTAAGCGTTCTTTGGAACAGATGAAGGACTTAGTGCAAACATCAATTCAGAACGAGCGAGCTCGTGAAGGAGCCAAGTTGAAGGATCCCAACGAAGAGAAGCACGAGGTGCCCATGCACAGAGATGCAATGAAGCCCCAGCATGGTATGCCAGAGGTCAAGAAGCGACGAGGG CGTGCGGTTCCCCCTGGCAGATGCCATAGCTGCAACCGAATTGACACCCCTGAATGGCGACGCGGACCTGATGGAGCGAGGACGCTGTGCAATGCATGCGGCCTCCACTATGCCAAATTGGAAAGGAAACTGCAACTTGAGGCGAGGTCGATCCGCCCACAACCCGAAGAAGCACACCGGCCATGA